One region of Bacteroidota bacterium genomic DNA includes:
- a CDS encoding cell division protein ZapA translates to MNPKEVRVRIFNSEYNLQGEDTAKVEKIANYVDNIMNRINSESPNQTEETIAVVSSLNIAEDYFKEKGIRNKIEEDYLDSLREYNQNIEELSNLLDQYL, encoded by the coding sequence CTAAAGAAGTCAGAGTAAGGATTTTTAACAGCGAATATAATTTGCAGGGTGAAGACACTGCAAAGGTAGAAAAAATTGCCAATTACGTTGATAACATTATGAACAGAATCAACTCTGAATCGCCAAATCAAACTGAGGAAACTATTGCGGTAGTTTCTTCGTTGAATATAGCTGAGGATTATTTTAAGGAAAAAGGTATAAGAAATAAAATTGAAGAAGATTATCTGGACTCACTAAGAGAATATAATCAAAATATTGAAGAGCTTTCAAACTTGCTCGATCAATATCTGTAA